A single region of the Chelonia mydas isolate rCheMyd1 chromosome 4, rCheMyd1.pri.v2, whole genome shotgun sequence genome encodes:
- the LOC114021066 gene encoding clumping factor A-like — protein sequence MQTARRVNPEVPMRSLATSAVKTVMKCMILMNSYKGMAPLTAMNLMALSVLRKDDDSNPDSENKCSGQQDDTSESKESGGEDHESTLFSDTEDTDSDNDRSERDSGSSSDGDPKSDSRDSDSDACSDNKSDGSHCDRTSDDDGKSDSTDSTSDSESGGSEGDSKSARSERAPNSNDSSGDNSGNSPHTELPTDRESEENDSDGSAKAEDKDGKSESEGSNSKDSASDD from the coding sequence ATGCAAACAGCCAGAAGAGTGAACCCAGAGGTACCGATGAGAAGTCTGGCAACATCAGCAGTGAAGACAGTGATGAAATGCATGATTCTAATGAACTCATACAAGGGGATGGCCCCACTGACAGCAATGAATCTGATGGCTCTGTCAGTCCTGAGAAAGGATGATGATTCAAACCCTGATAGTGAGAACAAGTGCAGTGGCCAGCAAGATGATACCAGCGAGTCCAAGGAATCAGGCGGCGAGGACCATGAAAGCACATTGTTCAGCGATACCGAGGATACAGACAGTGACAATGACCGCAGCGAGAGGGACAGCGGCAGCAGCAGTGACGGTGACCCCAAATCAGACAGTCGTGATAGCGACAGCGATGCCTGTAGTGACAACAAATCAGATGGCAGCCACTGTGATCGCACGAGTGATGATGACGGCAAATCAGACAGCACTGATAGCACTAGTGACAGTGAATCAGGTGGCAGTGAAGGTGACAGCAAGTCAGCGAGGAGTGAGCGTGCACCTAATAGTAATGACAGTAGTGGTGACAACAGTGGCAATTCACCCCATACAGAACTCCCAACGGACCGTGAATCTGAGGAAAATGACAGTGACGGTAGCGCAAAGGCAGAAGACAAAGACGGTAAGAGCGAAAGTGAAGGCAGTAATAGCAAGGACTCAGCGAGTGATGATTAG